In the genome of Halococcus agarilyticus, one region contains:
- a CDS encoding dockerin type I domain-containing protein has protein sequence MPEHKMHFDQGIKYLTGIVLATVVVGSAAVGVGVLTGGVAGQASGPTQAPDLQSVENFRENDLGSEGAVLVDFTFDENATTVSSGGNFRLVPTDGSTDIGGVNIVEGEGTETITVAFDEPVTEGEIARGVVKANTVRVTGEGDETNNPLQAATVSNDGNSDDPDLVSVTKNETGDALIYAFDDPVTVNSDSGFQAYEANAKETGGNGAVASLATPKRVKVTFDGLDPANAVGGSVVEGAVTNASDDTLTNSLDEVAVDDGPAAPFSKCGGGGTNDTGDGGSGDGPTQAPDLVNIDNVTYRQNPEGQNCQTLVEFDFDESVKLQGGAGNFQLIPIDGEGTFDGNNEVVGPTNQTTSLTVPFDGRIDPDTIARGFVDRRVVQVSGGGDSTLNPKQAADLNNDGNTANPDLVSVTESDAPDNALLFEFDENVSEVGDTSGFNFYNMNGTETDATTVAMTDDPTVLSVAFEPGSSPVGKAVGGSVDANAVVGEDTGRADGDVNQPDETELTGDRTVECGNATVANDSGPTAAPDLGAISGFCTGNLASLNGQQTFVNFTFDQPVDLVGGAGNFQLVPVDSQNFQNQLFDGKGEVVAGDGTKTLTIAFDDRVNESVVARGFVDAGTVARPDTQSPPTNPKQAADVSNDGNSANPDLVSVSSGGENELRFEFDENISEFGDTSGFNSYDSNGDETDAQDLERTDDPQVVAVQFEPQANVSANAVGGSVDANAVVGEDTEREDGDVNQPDETTLENGTGSGPGPVGDVENPPSDVDGDGLYEDVDGDGSLTEADSQALYDNLDSSEVQNNVDAFDFNGDGSVTQADAQALYDEWSNTN, from the coding sequence GTGCCCGAACACAAAATGCACTTCGACCAGGGGATAAAATATCTAACAGGAATCGTGCTCGCTACGGTGGTGGTCGGTTCGGCCGCCGTCGGCGTGGGCGTGCTCACCGGCGGGGTCGCGGGCCAGGCGAGCGGCCCGACACAGGCACCCGACCTCCAGTCGGTCGAGAACTTCCGGGAGAACGACCTGGGCAGCGAGGGGGCGGTGCTCGTCGACTTCACGTTCGACGAGAACGCGACGACCGTCAGTTCGGGCGGGAACTTCAGGCTCGTCCCGACCGACGGCAGCACTGACATCGGCGGTGTGAACATCGTTGAGGGCGAGGGAACCGAGACGATCACGGTCGCGTTCGACGAACCGGTGACGGAGGGCGAGATCGCCCGCGGCGTCGTCAAGGCGAACACGGTCCGCGTGACGGGTGAGGGCGACGAGACCAACAACCCACTGCAGGCGGCTACCGTCTCGAACGACGGCAACTCCGACGATCCTGATCTGGTGAGCGTCACGAAAAACGAGACCGGCGACGCGCTGATCTACGCGTTCGACGATCCCGTCACGGTCAACAGCGACAGCGGTTTTCAGGCCTACGAAGCGAACGCGAAGGAGACAGGTGGCAACGGGGCGGTCGCCTCGCTCGCCACCCCGAAGCGCGTGAAAGTCACCTTCGACGGTCTCGATCCTGCGAACGCAGTCGGCGGTTCCGTTGTCGAAGGGGCGGTCACGAACGCGAGCGACGACACGCTAACGAACTCGCTCGACGAGGTGGCAGTAGATGACGGACCGGCAGCTCCGTTCAGCAAGTGCGGCGGGGGTGGCACGAACGACACCGGCGACGGCGGCAGCGGCGACGGCCCGACCCAGGCCCCCGACCTCGTGAACATCGACAACGTCACTTACCGGCAGAACCCCGAGGGTCAGAACTGCCAGACGCTCGTCGAGTTCGACTTCGACGAGTCGGTGAAGCTCCAGGGCGGCGCTGGCAACTTCCAGCTGATCCCGATCGATGGCGAGGGCACGTTCGACGGCAACAACGAGGTCGTCGGGCCGACGAACCAAACGACCTCGCTCACGGTCCCCTTCGATGGCCGGATCGATCCCGATACGATCGCTCGCGGCTTCGTCGACCGCCGGGTTGTTCAGGTCAGCGGCGGGGGTGATTCGACTCTCAATCCGAAGCAGGCCGCCGACCTGAACAACGACGGCAACACGGCGAACCCAGACCTCGTGAGCGTCACCGAAAGCGACGCGCCCGACAACGCGCTGCTGTTCGAGTTCGACGAGAACGTTTCGGAGGTCGGCGACACGAGCGGGTTCAACTTCTACAACATGAACGGCACCGAAACCGACGCGACGACGGTCGCCATGACCGACGATCCGACGGTGCTGTCGGTGGCGTTCGAGCCCGGCAGCTCCCCGGTGGGCAAGGCGGTCGGCGGATCGGTCGACGCCAACGCGGTCGTCGGCGAGGACACCGGTCGCGCGGACGGCGACGTGAACCAGCCCGACGAGACGGAACTCACCGGCGATCGCACGGTCGAATGCGGGAACGCCACGGTGGCGAACGACTCCGGACCGACCGCCGCACCCGACCTCGGCGCGATCAGCGGGTTCTGCACCGGAAATCTGGCCTCGTTGAACGGTCAGCAGACGTTCGTCAACTTCACCTTCGATCAGCCGGTCGACCTGGTGGGCGGCGCGGGTAACTTCCAGCTCGTGCCGGTCGACAGCCAGAACTTCCAGAACCAGCTGTTCGACGGCAAGGGCGAGGTCGTCGCCGGCGACGGGACGAAGACGCTCACGATCGCGTTCGACGACAGGGTAAACGAGTCGGTCGTCGCCCGCGGGTTCGTCGACGCAGGAACGGTCGCGAGACCCGACACCCAGAGCCCGCCGACCAACCCGAAACAGGCCGCAGACGTCTCGAACGACGGCAACTCGGCGAATCCGGACCTCGTATCGGTTTCGTCGGGCGGCGAGAACGAGCTCCGATTCGAGTTCGATGAGAACATCTCCGAATTCGGCGACACGAGCGGGTTCAACTCCTACGACTCGAACGGCGACGAGACCGATGCGCAGGACCTCGAACGGACGGACGATCCGCAAGTGGTCGCCGTACAGTTCGAACCGCAAGCGAACGTCTCAGCCAACGCAGTCGGCGGGTCGGTCGACGCCAACGCGGTCGTCGGTGAGGACACCGAGCGCGAGGACGGCGACGTGAACCAGCCCGACGAGACCACACTCGAAAACGGGACCGGAAGCGGTCCCGGGCCCGTCGGCGACGTCGAGAACCCGCCGTCGGACGTCGACGGTGACGGGCTGTACGAGGACGTCGATGGCGACGGCAGCCTGACCGAAGCCGACTCACAGGCACTCTACGACAACCTCGACAGTTCGGAAGTCCAGAACAACGTCGACGCGTTCGACTTCAACGGCGACGGCAGCGTGACTCAGGCCGACGCCCAGGCACTCTACGACGAGTGGTCGAACACCAACTGA
- a CDS encoding alpha-1 4-glucan-protein synthase — protein sequence MTADICVIVPTIREYECVRSYVENARNHGFDTDRLHTVLVTEDFCATDAMASMLDELELSGAVFDGTAREEWYAEQGITEFSHLVPAASHAETSFGLLYLWANEFEYGIFIDDDTRPDPEDDFFGTHLANLAHDGEITSVRSDEQWVNVLHQNADEHGLYPRGYPYSAMDETIETDETHVDSVVASQGLWTHVPDLDAARILADGDLRGQSETRLSRADYGEEFVAGEGQYLTVCSMNLAFRREVVPAFYQLPMDDNPWDVGRFDDIWSGVFLKRACDVLDTQIVTGGPLCEHHKAPRSTFDDLRSELPALEANEHLWAIVDDAAEGADSYAEAYAAMADALVAGEFEEYENGDFLTYVGEHMHDWLDCLAALDPESIATPTAATADD from the coding sequence ATGACCGCCGACATCTGCGTTATCGTGCCGACGATCCGCGAGTACGAGTGCGTGCGCTCGTACGTCGAGAACGCCCGAAATCACGGGTTCGACACCGACCGACTTCACACTGTTCTCGTGACCGAGGACTTCTGTGCGACCGACGCGATGGCGTCGATGCTCGACGAGCTCGAGCTCTCGGGTGCGGTCTTCGACGGGACTGCCCGTGAAGAATGGTATGCGGAACAGGGCATCACGGAGTTCTCGCATCTGGTGCCGGCGGCGAGTCACGCCGAGACCAGCTTCGGGCTGCTCTATCTCTGGGCCAACGAGTTCGAGTACGGGATCTTCATCGACGACGACACTCGGCCAGATCCCGAAGACGACTTCTTCGGTACCCACCTCGCGAACCTCGCCCACGACGGCGAGATCACGTCGGTCCGCTCGGACGAGCAGTGGGTGAACGTCCTGCATCAGAACGCCGACGAGCACGGCCTCTACCCCCGGGGGTATCCCTACTCCGCGATGGACGAGACGATCGAGACCGACGAAACGCACGTCGACAGCGTGGTGGCATCCCAGGGGCTCTGGACCCACGTCCCCGACCTCGACGCGGCACGCATCCTCGCCGACGGCGATCTGCGCGGACAGTCAGAGACCAGGCTCTCGCGCGCGGACTACGGCGAGGAGTTCGTCGCTGGCGAGGGCCAGTACCTCACCGTGTGTTCGATGAACCTCGCCTTCCGGCGCGAGGTCGTTCCTGCGTTCTACCAGCTCCCGATGGACGACAACCCGTGGGACGTGGGCCGGTTCGACGACATCTGGAGCGGCGTGTTCCTGAAGCGCGCCTGCGACGTGCTCGACACGCAGATCGTGACTGGGGGGCCGCTCTGCGAACACCACAAGGCCCCGCGCTCGACGTTCGACGACCTCCGCTCCGAACTCCCGGCGCTCGAAGCCAACGAACACCTCTGGGCGATCGTCGACGACGCCGCCGAGGGTGCCGACAGCTACGCCGAAGCCTACGCCGCGATGGCCGACGCGCTCGTCGCGGGCGAGTTCGAGGAGTACGAGAACGGCGACTTCCTCACGTACGTCGGCGAGCACATGCACGACTGGCTCGACTGCCTCGCCGCGCTCGACCCGGAATCGATCGCGACGCCGACCGCCGCGACCGCCGACGACTGA
- a CDS encoding extracellular solute-binding protein: MTRRDVDDSAEARNSDREDRSSSVARRRFLRCVPVAGVAALAGCQGGGNDAQNGSGDNGSTTEGSGGTTVASGRNGTNGTAANATSANQSAANGSAEFVGSGSRDPAALGGISMTEMPALSGTLQVYSGRGEALVGELVEYIRNLYPDFTLEIRYQGSTELANQILTEGQSSPADVFFSVNAGSLGLLAEEGRTQQLPQNVLSKVPQQFRDPAGNWVGISGRARSIPYNTNAFDSSAIPTDIFAFPEQSKFEGVMGWAPTYGSFQAFVTAMRVLNGEQQTKQWLQGMQDQGIESYSDEFLIAQAVADGEIEAGFTNHYYIQRVLAARSDAPLATAFTTNDAGSVFNVAGAAVLDTAANTELAANFVRHLLSSEAQDYFARTTKEYPLVPAVAPVGALPRINDLNPPGDLDLTQLSNLEPTIELMREVGLDV, from the coding sequence ATGACGCGACGGGACGTTGACGACTCGGCCGAAGCACGGAACAGCGATCGAGAGGACCGTTCGTCGAGCGTCGCTCGCCGGCGATTCCTCCGGTGTGTGCCCGTCGCCGGCGTCGCGGCGCTCGCGGGCTGTCAGGGTGGCGGGAACGATGCCCAGAACGGAAGCGGTGACAACGGGAGCACTACCGAGGGATCGGGCGGGACGACCGTCGCGAGCGGTAGGAACGGGACGAACGGGACCGCGGCGAACGCCACGTCGGCGAACCAAAGCGCGGCGAACGGGAGCGCGGAGTTCGTCGGCTCCGGGTCGCGCGACCCCGCGGCGCTCGGCGGCATCTCGATGACCGAGATGCCGGCGCTGAGCGGCACGCTCCAGGTCTACTCGGGCCGGGGCGAGGCGCTCGTCGGCGAGCTCGTGGAGTACATCCGGAACCTGTACCCCGACTTCACGCTCGAAATACGCTATCAGGGTTCGACCGAGCTCGCGAACCAGATCCTGACCGAAGGCCAGAGCAGTCCCGCCGACGTCTTCTTCTCGGTCAACGCCGGCTCGCTCGGCCTGCTCGCCGAGGAGGGACGGACCCAGCAGCTCCCACAGAACGTGCTGTCGAAGGTCCCACAGCAGTTCCGCGATCCGGCGGGTAACTGGGTCGGGATCTCCGGGCGCGCGCGCTCGATCCCCTACAACACCAACGCGTTCGACAGCAGCGCGATTCCCACGGACATCTTCGCGTTTCCGGAGCAATCGAAGTTCGAGGGCGTGATGGGATGGGCTCCGACCTACGGCTCGTTCCAGGCGTTCGTCACCGCGATGCGCGTTCTCAATGGCGAGCAGCAGACAAAGCAGTGGCTCCAGGGGATGCAGGATCAGGGTATCGAGTCGTACTCCGACGAGTTCCTGATCGCCCAGGCGGTCGCCGACGGCGAGATCGAGGCCGGGTTCACCAACCATTACTACATCCAGCGGGTGCTCGCCGCCCGGTCCGACGCGCCGCTGGCGACCGCGTTCACGACAAACGACGCCGGCTCGGTGTTCAACGTCGCCGGTGCGGCCGTCCTCGACACCGCGGCGAATACCGAACTCGCGGCGAACTTCGTGCGTCACCTTCTCTCGTCGGAGGCCCAGGACTACTTCGCGCGCACCACGAAGGAGTATCCCCTGGTGCCGGCGGTCGCGCCGGTGGGCGCGCTCCCGCGGATCAACGACCTGAACCCGCCCGGGGATCTCGACCTCACCCAGCTGTCGAACCTCGAACCGACGATCGAGCTGATGCGCGAGGTCGGACTCGACGTCTGA
- a CDS encoding ABC transporter permease, with the protein MATNTEVSRDDRPATDGDAAASDDDADRGPLGLVVLAGAIAAAVLTPLLWVFLAVVDVGPAALDLLTEPGTIEVFLNSAAMVVAVTGLSIGLAVPLAFLTTRTDLPFRRLWTVAISLPLVIPSYIGAFAFVSAFGANGILARELGIAWLPAVDGFLGVVFVLTLYTYPYVFIATRAALKTMDTQLVDAARTLGDSRWKAFRRVTLPQIRPAIAAGGLLVALYALSDFGTPSIMGVDVLTRVIYVELNAFGRDLAAVLSLQLVAITLVILALESRVRARSPSGGGSRRASAVRLGRWRWPALALPAGVSLLGLAVPIGVLVGWLVGSEAGAGALELDTVINSVVAAGATALVAAACCLPIAYLAAYHRSRLAALFERATYVGYAMPGVVLGLALVFFGSRYLPAVYQTLPLLVFAYVVRFLPQAIGSTRAAFVRVDDRLPGAARTLGDGPFKSFRRVTLPLIAPGLLAGAALVFLTTMKELPATLLLRPTGFETLVTRVWQAESAGYFGQAAVPALVLVLVSGCSMLVLLSQEGYDGR; encoded by the coding sequence ATGGCCACGAACACCGAGGTATCGCGAGACGATCGCCCGGCCACGGACGGCGACGCCGCCGCGAGCGACGACGACGCCGACCGCGGCCCGCTCGGGCTCGTCGTGCTCGCGGGGGCGATCGCGGCCGCCGTCCTCACGCCGTTGCTCTGGGTGTTCCTCGCCGTCGTCGACGTCGGTCCGGCCGCGCTCGACCTCCTCACGGAGCCGGGAACGATCGAGGTCTTTCTGAATAGCGCGGCGATGGTCGTCGCGGTCACCGGGCTCTCGATCGGTCTCGCCGTGCCGCTCGCCTTCCTCACCACCCGGACCGACCTCCCCTTTCGCCGCCTTTGGACCGTCGCGATCTCGTTGCCGCTGGTGATCCCGAGCTACATCGGCGCGTTCGCGTTCGTCTCGGCGTTCGGTGCGAACGGGATCCTCGCACGGGAACTCGGGATCGCGTGGCTGCCCGCGGTGGACGGCTTTCTGGGGGTGGTGTTCGTGCTCACGCTGTACACCTACCCCTACGTGTTCATCGCGACGCGGGCGGCGCTGAAGACGATGGACACCCAGCTGGTGGACGCCGCGCGCACTCTCGGCGACTCGCGGTGGAAGGCGTTCCGTCGGGTGACGCTCCCCCAGATCCGTCCGGCGATCGCCGCTGGCGGGCTGCTGGTCGCGCTCTACGCGCTCTCGGATTTCGGCACGCCGTCGATCATGGGTGTCGACGTGCTCACACGGGTGATCTACGTCGAGCTCAACGCGTTCGGGCGCGACCTCGCCGCCGTGCTCTCGCTTCAGTTGGTGGCGATCACGCTGGTGATCCTCGCGCTCGAATCCCGGGTGCGGGCCCGGTCGCCCTCCGGTGGTGGGTCGCGGCGGGCATCGGCCGTGCGGCTCGGCCGGTGGCGGTGGCCCGCGCTCGCGCTCCCTGCCGGCGTCAGCCTGCTCGGGCTCGCGGTCCCGATCGGCGTGCTCGTGGGCTGGCTGGTCGGCAGCGAGGCGGGCGCGGGGGCGCTCGAACTCGACACCGTGATCAACTCGGTCGTGGCCGCGGGGGCCACAGCACTGGTCGCGGCCGCGTGCTGTCTCCCGATCGCGTACCTCGCGGCGTACCACCGCTCGCGGCTCGCCGCCCTGTTCGAGCGCGCGACCTACGTCGGCTACGCGATGCCCGGCGTCGTGCTCGGGCTCGCGCTCGTCTTCTTCGGCTCGCGATACCTCCCCGCCGTCTACCAGACGCTGCCCCTGCTGGTCTTTGCCTACGTCGTCCGCTTCCTTCCCCAGGCGATCGGCTCGACCCGGGCCGCGTTCGTCCGGGTCGACGACCGACTCCCCGGCGCGGCGCGCACGCTCGGCGACGGACCCTTCAAATCGTTCCGCCGGGTGACGCTCCCGCTGATCGCGCCCGGCCTGCTCGCGGGCGCGGCGCTGGTCTTTCTGACCACGATGAAGGAGCTGCCGGCGACGCTGCTGCTCCGCCCGACCGGGTTCGAGACCCTCGTGACCAGGGTCTGGCAGGCCGAAAGCGCCGGATACTTCGGGCAGGCGGCTGTACCCGCGCTCGTCCTCGTGCTCGTCTCCGGGTGCTCGATGCTCGTGCTGCTCTCACAGGAGGGATACGATGGGAGATAG
- a CDS encoding ABC transporter ATP-binding protein: MGDSDLTDRSRSPRPADSLEPTERADPTDGPRSDERVSGESTPSESVGDAATDAPTTTDAPAAAPETVLELDGLAKRYGEETVLDDLSLSVFDGEILTLLGPSGCGKTTTLRLIAGLERPADGTVRLDGDPVAGGQGQFVAPEDRDVGVVFQEFALFPHLTAAENVGFGLDDWTTEKRDSRVAELLDLVGLDGRGGSYPDELSGGERQRVALARSLAPEPSILLLDEPFSNLDVDLRVEMREEVRRIIREAGVTAISVTHDQEEAFSISDRVAVMNRGEIEQVGTPERVFQQPESRFVAGFLGHASFLAGSVTGDAVETPLGRLARERIHGLTAEYDGTEIDVLIRPDDVFAQPAPEASADGRVVYRRYLGPTVLYRVELDDGGVVECMHNHAARIDLDTFVTVDLTADHDLAWFPRADDLADHE; encoded by the coding sequence ATGGGAGATAGCGACCTCACCGATCGATCGCGCTCGCCCCGACCGGCCGATAGCCTCGAACCGACGGAACGAGCGGATCCGACCGACGGCCCACGCTCTGACGAACGGGTGTCTGGAGAGTCCACGCCGAGCGAGTCCGTAGGCGACGCCGCCACCGACGCACCGACCACCACCGACGCACCGGCCGCCGCGCCCGAGACGGTGCTCGAACTCGACGGGCTCGCGAAGCGCTACGGGGAGGAAACCGTCCTCGACGACCTCTCGCTGTCGGTGTTCGACGGCGAGATCCTCACGCTGCTCGGCCCGAGCGGCTGCGGCAAGACCACCACGCTCCGGCTGATCGCGGGGCTCGAACGCCCCGCCGACGGCACGGTCCGGCTCGACGGCGATCCCGTCGCGGGCGGACAGGGACAATTCGTCGCGCCCGAGGATCGCGATGTGGGTGTCGTCTTTCAGGAGTTCGCGCTGTTCCCCCACCTCACCGCGGCCGAGAACGTCGGGTTCGGGCTCGACGACTGGACCACCGAGAAGCGCGATTCCCGCGTGGCCGAACTCCTCGATCTCGTCGGGCTCGACGGTCGGGGCGGGAGCTACCCCGACGAGCTCTCCGGCGGCGAGCGCCAGCGGGTCGCGCTCGCGCGCTCGCTCGCACCCGAACCCTCGATCCTCCTGCTCGACGAGCCGTTCTCGAACCTCGACGTCGATCTCCGGGTCGAGATGCGCGAGGAGGTCCGGCGAATCATTCGCGAGGCGGGCGTCACCGCGATATCGGTGACGCACGACCAGGAGGAGGCGTTCTCGATCTCGGATCGGGTCGCGGTCATGAACAGGGGGGAGATCGAGCAGGTCGGCACACCCGAGCGGGTCTTCCAGCAGCCCGAATCGCGGTTCGTCGCGGGCTTCCTCGGTCACGCGAGCTTCCTCGCCGGTTCGGTGACGGGCGACGCGGTCGAAACGCCGCTCGGCCGCCTGGCGCGCGAGCGCATCCACGGGCTGACCGCGGAGTACGACGGCACCGAGATCGACGTGCTGATTCGCCCTGACGACGTGTTCGCCCAGCCCGCACCCGAGGCGAGCGCCGACGGCCGCGTGGTCTATCGTCGGTATCTCGGGCCCACAGTCCTCTACCGGGTGGAGCTCGACGACGGCGGCGTGGTCGAGTGCATGCACAACCACGCCGCGCGGATCGACCTCGACACGTTCGTCACCGTCGACCTGACCGCCGACCACGACCTCGCGTGGTTCCCGCGCGCCGACGACCTCGCCGATCACGAGTGA
- a CDS encoding ArnT family glycosyltransferase yields the protein MSPPDSPREGRPRRLAAWSTPALLAALLSVLAGVLVLFVATDLFPYHSANHDEAVYLQQARLLLDGQLWFTTDHPAAFRPWFFVRDGAQLYPKYSPVPAAVFALGVAIDVPRLALALVAVANAGLVAWLASVAFDARTGALAVVFLVASPLFVFTSSVFLPYAPTAMFDLAFAVCYVKAHRQRSLRYAALAGVAIGVAFFARPYTAVVFATPFIVHALWSLARASRDGSHGRARQAVARYAAVALPGLAFVALTLAYNHVVTGAALRFPYAAFAPLDGLGFGRRRILGHEVDYTPTLALRANAHVLWEFATRWIAFGALGTALAGIGIAATVGRTAVVRLRDRVRGDTSAGPGGRSIADDRTAPPDDRAGLPDRHVRWLLVGVLVAVAVGNVAFWGNLNVLGTFADPTDGLISGFGPYYHFDALAPLSVFGAAGALWLVGGIASIAHTRLSARGVRAVVLALLLVAAPVLAMAEQDVVGPPLDDHRAYTERYERAYDPFENREFDRALVFVPTPYGDWLAHPFQSLYNRPGFAGDRVYALDRGGGNLAVLDSFPNRTPYRYTYRGTWQPDAMADTGRIVPQLQRLRVRSGTSHRITTTVGVPNGSDTASVRLVTDGGAVQHTVRGELGGTLGVEWRVTPGGARIVGAGSRRLDDTTNVSVGDDLALTVTFVQTGGATVTYRYGIVTSVQNGRARLLWPPETEVCRLTTDCGHEGTYVPGADDYLRGVSSNATIETANASDAKTVAVDTETADD from the coding sequence GTGAGCCCTCCCGATTCGCCCCGCGAGGGTCGCCCCCGACGGCTCGCCGCCTGGTCGACGCCGGCACTCCTCGCCGCCCTCCTCTCGGTCCTCGCTGGCGTTCTGGTCCTCTTCGTCGCGACCGATCTCTTCCCGTATCACTCGGCCAACCACGACGAGGCGGTGTACCTCCAGCAGGCCCGACTCCTGCTCGACGGCCAGCTGTGGTTCACGACCGACCATCCGGCGGCGTTCCGACCGTGGTTCTTCGTCCGCGACGGTGCGCAGCTCTACCCCAAGTACTCGCCCGTTCCTGCTGCAGTCTTCGCGCTCGGCGTCGCGATCGACGTTCCACGGCTCGCGCTCGCGCTCGTCGCCGTCGCCAACGCCGGCCTGGTCGCGTGGCTCGCGAGCGTGGCGTTCGACGCCCGGACGGGAGCCCTCGCGGTCGTCTTCCTCGTCGCCTCGCCGCTGTTCGTGTTCACCTCGTCGGTGTTCCTGCCCTACGCGCCGACGGCGATGTTCGATCTCGCGTTCGCAGTCTGTTACGTCAAAGCGCATCGCCAGCGAAGCCTGCGATACGCCGCGCTCGCCGGCGTCGCGATCGGGGTCGCCTTCTTCGCGCGACCCTACACCGCCGTGGTGTTCGCCACACCGTTCATCGTCCACGCGCTCTGGTCGCTCGCGCGCGCCTCGCGGGACGGTTCGCACGGTCGCGCTCGCCAGGCGGTCGCGCGGTACGCCGCCGTCGCGCTCCCTGGATTGGCGTTCGTCGCCCTCACGCTCGCGTACAACCACGTCGTGACCGGGGCTGCGCTCCGCTTTCCCTACGCGGCGTTCGCGCCGCTCGACGGGCTCGGGTTCGGCCGACGACGCATTCTCGGCCACGAGGTCGATTACACGCCAACCCTCGCGCTCCGGGCGAACGCGCACGTTCTTTGGGAGTTCGCCACGCGATGGATCGCCTTCGGCGCGCTCGGAACCGCGCTCGCCGGAATCGGTATCGCGGCGACGGTCGGGCGCACGGCGGTCGTGCGGCTCCGTGATCGTGTTCGCGGCGACACGAGCGCCGGGCCTGGCGGCCGATCGATCGCCGACGACCGTACCGCGCCCCCCGACGACCGCGCCGGGCTTCCCGACCGTCACGTTCGGTGGCTGCTGGTCGGCGTGCTCGTCGCGGTCGCGGTCGGCAACGTCGCGTTCTGGGGGAACCTGAACGTTCTCGGAACGTTCGCCGATCCGACCGATGGGCTGATTTCGGGGTTCGGCCCGTACTATCACTTCGACGCCCTCGCGCCGCTGTCGGTCTTCGGTGCGGCGGGCGCGCTCTGGCTGGTTGGTGGGATCGCGTCGATCGCACACACCCGACTGTCGGCGCGTGGCGTCCGCGCGGTCGTGCTCGCCCTCCTGCTCGTCGCGGCCCCGGTGCTGGCGATGGCGGAGCAAGACGTCGTCGGACCGCCGCTCGACGACCACCGGGCGTACACCGAGCGCTACGAGCGGGCGTACGACCCCTTCGAGAACCGGGAGTTCGACCGTGCGCTCGTGTTCGTGCCGACGCCGTACGGCGACTGGCTCGCCCACCCGTTCCAGTCGCTCTACAACCGTCCCGGGTTCGCCGGCGATCGAGTGTACGCACTCGACCGCGGCGGCGGGAACCTCGCGGTCCTCGACTCGTTCCCGAACCGGACGCCGTACCGCTACACGTACCGCGGGACGTGGCAGCCCGACGCGATGGCCGATACCGGACGGATCGTCCCACAGCTCCAGCGCCTCCGGGTGCGCTCGGGCACGAGCCACCGGATCACGACGACCGTCGGCGTGCCGAACGGCAGCGACACCGCCTCGGTCAGACTCGTCACCGACGGCGGAGCGGTCCAGCACACCGTCCGCGGCGAGCTCGGCGGGACGCTCGGCGTCGAGTGGCGAGTCACGCCCGGCGGCGCACGGATCGTCGGCGCAGGATCGAGACGGCTCGACGACACGACGAACGTCTCGGTCGGGGACGATCTCGCGCTCACCGTGACGTTCGTCCAGACGGGCGGAGCCACGGTGACCTACCGCTACGGGATCGTCACGAGCGTCCAGAACGGACGCGCTCGACTGCTCTGGCCGCCCGAGACCGAGGTCTGTCGACTCACCACCGACTGCGGCCACGAGGGAACCTACGTGCCTGGCGCGGACGACTACCTCCGCGGCGTGTCGTCGAACGCGACCATCGAGACGGCGAACGCGAGCGACGCGAAAACAGTGGCCGTGGATACCGAAACAGCTGACGACTGA
- a CDS encoding dolichyl-phosphate hexose transferase: MQEIADADSERDEEYTFEDVSVVMGTYNEEAAVGGVLAAIDDATDGAAEVVCVDGSTDRTPEIAREHGARVIEQEPQGYGVAVEAALAAAERPVVMTTDCDGTYPMDRLPDFLARINAGDDVVSGDRLYYGAETMPAFNRLGNHAFALLASGLLGERVHDTTTGMRAYRREVIDAIEWTENTGLSAELLIRPLARGYTVHEIPIEYGERRGETTLDPLAGGAAIARSIIDVCRDERRR, from the coding sequence ATGCAGGAGATCGCCGATGCGGACAGCGAGCGAGACGAGGAGTACACCTTCGAGGACGTGAGCGTCGTGATGGGGACCTACAATGAGGAGGCCGCCGTCGGCGGCGTGCTCGCGGCCATCGACGACGCCACGGACGGGGCGGCCGAGGTCGTCTGCGTGGACGGCTCGACCGATCGAACGCCCGAGATCGCGCGCGAGCACGGCGCGCGCGTCATCGAACAGGAGCCCCAGGGCTACGGCGTCGCGGTGGAAGCAGCGCTAGCGGCGGCCGAGAGACCTGTCGTGATGACGACCGACTGCGACGGCACCTATCCGATGGACCGACTGCCCGATTTCCTCGCTCGCATCAACGCGGGCGACGACGTGGTGAGCGGCGATCGGCTCTACTACGGAGCCGAGACGATGCCCGCGTTCAACCGGCTCGGCAACCACGCCTTCGCCCTCCTCGCGAGCGGCCTGCTCGGCGAGCGCGTCCACGACACCACCACCGGGATGCGCGCCTACCGACGCGAAGTGATCGACGCGATCGAGTGGACCGAGAACACCGGACTGTCCGCGGAACTGCTCATCCGACCGCTCGCGCGCGGGTACACCGTCCACGAGATCCCGATCGAGTACGGCGAGCGCCGCGGCGAGACCACGCTCGATCCGCTCGCCGGCGGGGCGGCGATCGCCCGGTCGATCATCGACGTCTGTCGCGACGAGCGTCGTCGCTGA